In the genome of Montipora foliosa isolate CH-2021 chromosome 3, ASM3666993v2, whole genome shotgun sequence, one region contains:
- the LOC137997031 gene encoding uncharacterized protein, which yields MAFHVSKTSILSTLDYIEDGRADIYKWSEKRRSKRKGISGRLYHIQKLFIDRSVLKSFLQNLTIIVILQMILAALGTFLCQRFGLDFDVNISIFVSPIVFPLAFSINADFQRRERVLEDLAEFKGALLVLFFCHRDWIQAAGLPTDFLRTVNTILKGLVLNIKEYLLTEKVERRNYILKVIYEDLSDISQLNDRVRGSSLPNNSPLITRLIHYHNLMCHSFERLRVIREYRSPRTIRSFTKVFIFIMPIVLSPYYVHMGINSGNTWSPYYIAILSTFIFGSLQGVQDILDDPFDGISEDDINLGQLEDWTSHSLLTNRCITVGRFTVTTTGKDSHGQLSSDSDSDENPSPKPKIIQPARVTAHKRKSILRKASFRRADHNEEIADEAIRRKSLYPETAHRLEDLARQGMTGSTTILPGMKLKRSNSDSLTAYNSGTSLAQEFSKTQGEGVSGGDSRESKKVWFLKETEGSSDAHGVYGSVDAGSEYPLPISVNSVHLRPDWTLDENSPLISLDSSSGTVTSSLVDPIELSEELCEELKHSTGTSLIKGRFSVEKPEGNVPPSVSNLFHNQSNRPPDESNEPHPSQSGQEQNNSMPSSLRNLFAPLHECDANLRSPVHTSLSSTNPPRSTPSSSQSPDFSESRISHSAPTSPEQGRKRNSLRELSGQPSPPPVSVPLTAITSQRSADYPIRKKSASLRFASNTDSAGVSSSRFAVQPSAHTPVVSSSKEHLTSPSQRKKSLEMSKITTEHLTDNGPTSEKKEPSGPVDRHVNSRFSLSKPSENVTSAQKENQPLVKTGIPNYGITDPSPPPSVSTTPSSRFQVKPLREISEDTKQPQAVEDATGNDSYELLSVDGESSEVFI from the exons ATGGCTTTCCATGTGAGCAAAACGAGTATCTTGAGCACTTTGGATTACATAGAAGATGGAAGAGCGGACATTTATAAATGGAGCGAGAAAAGGAGGTCCAAACGGAAAGGGATCAGTGGAAGGCTATATCACATCCAGAAATTATTTATTGACAGGAGT GTTTTAAAAAGCTTCCTGCAAAATCTAACTATAATTGTTATTCTTCAAATGATTTTAGCAG CACTTGGGACCTTTCTTTGTCAGAGATTTG GTCTGGATTTTGATGTCAACATCAGTATCTTTGTTTCACCAATTGTATTTCCATTGGCCTTTTCCATTAATG CTGACTTCCAACGGCGTGAAAGAGTTCTTGAAGATTTAGCTGAGTTTAAAGGTGCTCTTCTAGTGCTGTTTTTCTGTCACCGAGATTGGATTCAAGCTGCAG GTCTACCAACCGATTTTCTAAGAACTGTTAATACGATATTAAAAGGACTAGTTTTGAATATCAAAGAATATCTCCTGACCGAGAAAGTTGAAagaagaaactacattttgaaA GTTATATATGAAGACCTTAGTGACATAAGTCAGTTGAATGACAGAGTTAGAGGCTCAAGTTTGCCGAATAATTCACCTCTCATTACCAGACTTATACACTATCACAA TTTGATGTGCCATTCATTTGAGAGACTTCGTGTGATCAGAGAATACCGCTCTCCACGGACCATTCGGTCGTTCACCAAGGTGTTTATTTTCATCATGCCTATTGTCTTATCGCCGTATTATGTACATATGGGCATAAACTCCGGAAATACGTGGAGTCCTTATTACATTGCAATACTCTCGACGTTTATATTTGGTTCGCTGCAAGGTGTCCAGGACATTTTGGACGATCCTTTTGATGGAATTAGCGAAGATGATATTAATCTTGGACAG CTGGAAGACTGGACTTCTCATTCGCTTCTCACTAACAGATGCATCACCGTTGGTCGCTTTACCGTGACCACCACAGGGAAAGATAGTCATGGGCAATTAAGCAGTGATAGCGACAGTGATGAAAACCCAAGTCCAAAACCCAAAATCATCCAACCAGCCCGTGTGACTGCCCACAAACGAAAGTCTATCCTTAGAAAGGCGAGCTTCCGCCGCGCGGATCATAACGAGGAAATCGCCGATGAAGCAATTCGACGAAAGTCCCTTTATCCGGAGACTGCACATCGTCTGGAGGATTTGGCGCGGCAAGGAATGACCGGGAGCACCACAATACTTCCTGGCATGAAGTTAAAAAGGTCTAACAGTGACAGTTTAACTGCGTACAACTCCGGCACCTCACTAGCTCAGGAGTTTTCGAAAACCCAGGGAGAGGGTGTCAGTGGAGGGGATTCGCGTGAATCCAAAAAGGTTTGGTTTTTAAAGGAAACGGAAGGCTCTTCTGACGCGCATGGCGTCTATGGCAGTGTAGATGCCGGGTCTGAATATCCTTTGCCTATTTCGGTTAATTCTGTTCACTTGCGACCTGATTGGACTTTAGATGAAAATTCACCATTGATCTCCCTGGACAGTAGCTCCGGAACCGTGACTAGTTCTCTGGTAGACCCGATAGAGCTTTCTGAGGAACTCTGCGAAGAATTAAAACATTCCACAGGCACAAGTTTAATCAAGGGTCGTTTTTCAGTTGAGAAGCCAGAGGGAAATGTTCCGCCGAGTGTATCAAATCTTTTTCATAATCAGTCAAATAGACCGCCAGATGAATCAAACGAGCCTCATCCCTCCCAATCCGGCCAAGAACAAAATAACTCTATGCCGTCTTCCTTAAGAAATCTATTCGCACCTTTGCATGAATGTGATGCGAATTTGCGTTCACCTGTTCATACCTCGTTATCCTCGACTAATCCACCTCGCTCAACCCCTTCAAGCTCACAAAGTCCAGATTTTTCGGAATCTCGAATTAGCCACTCTGCACCAACTTCGCCTGAACAAGGCAGAAAACGGAATTCCTTGCGTGAACTTTCTGGACAACCATCACCACCTCCTGTTTCCGTTCCTCTAACAGCCATAACCTCTCAGCGGTCGGCAGATTACCCTATAAGGAAAAAGTCTGCTAGTCTACGGTTTGCCTCAAACACGGATTCGGCTGGAGTTTCGTCGTCTAGATTTGCGGTGCAACCATCAGCGCATACTCCCGTAGTTTCGTCGTCAAAAGAACACTTAACCTCGCCTTCTCAAAGGAAGAAGTCATTAGAGATGTCGAAAATCACAACGGAACATTTGACAGACAATGGTCCTACTAGTGAAAAGAAAGAGCCTTCGGGACCTGTTGACAGACATGTTAATTCAAGG TTCAGCTTGTCCAAGCCTTCAGAAAACGTCACAAGTGCACAGAAAGAAAATCAACCACTGGTAAAGACAGGGATCCCGAACTATGGCATCACTGATCCGTCTCCTCCCCCAAGCGTTTCAACCACCCCATCTTCCAGATTTCAAGTGAAACCTCTCAGGGAAATTTCAGAGGACACTAAGCAACCACAGGCCGTCGAGGATGCGACAGGGAATGATTCATATGAGCTCTTGTCAGTGGACGGAGAAAGTAGTGAAGTTTTTATTTGA
- the LOC137997032 gene encoding pyroglutamylated RF-amide peptide receptor-like, producing the protein MEETVKVAITAITSILIVTSIVGNSIVCVVVIKNRDMRIPINYLIVNLAVADTIYSIFLVPMLILSHISNHPEGITGKVLCTLLTDGNVAWIGAASAVITLTAIAFERYRAVIHPQRKMGSFTMRKLKFIIFASWAFAFILQLPQFLNKEFNREINPHICIRSWREKWITPAFFLVWLAFYVISSALMAVLYYKIIRALWFKRDGDNNATHQQQGVLKVRQRVTLMVVAVTVIFSICWGIDSAMHVLVDVSSIDLGPLAIPIAHTMVMFNSAVNPFAYALISQRFRQKIKETICRRSILVNDAVVLSTSKRHKSIEMVPTSTLQTDAAGASFME; encoded by the exons ATGGAAGAAACAGTGAAAGTTGCCATAACAGCAATAACGTCCATACTGATAGTTACCAGCATCGTTGGGAACTCCATTGTTTGTGTTGTTGTGATCAAAAATCGAGACATGAG GATTCCCATCAATTATCTGATTGTAAACCTGGCAGTGGCAGACACAATATACTCCATATTTCTCGTCCCGATGCTGATTCTAAGCCATATTTCTAATCACCCCGAAGGAATAACTGGGAAGGTATTGTGTACATTGCTGACGGACGGGAACGTAGCCTGGATCGGGGCGGCGTCCGCTGTTATCACCTTAACTGCCATCGCGTTTGAACGATATCGCGCGGTAATACATCCACAAAGGAAGATGGGAAGCTTTACCATGCGTAAGCTGAAG ttcaTAATTTTCGCATCTTGGGCTTTTGCATTCATTCTCCAACTACCCCAGTTCTTGAACAAGGAGTTTAACAGGGAAATTAATCCACATATCTGTATAAGATCTTGGCGCGAGAAGTGGATAACTCCGGCTTTCTTCCTGGTGTGGCTTGCCTTCTATGTTATTTCCTCTGCGTTGATGGCTGTGTTGTACTACAAGATCATACGCGCCCTGTGGTTTAAACGTGATGGAGATAACAATGCCACACACCAACAGCAG GGTGTGCTGAAGGTACGACAGCGAGTCACGTTGATGGTTGTGGCTGTCACTGTAATATTTTCAATATGTTGGGGCATAGACTCGGCGATGCATGTGTTAGTAGATGTTTCCTCCATCGACCTTGGTCCTCTCGCTATTCCGATTGCTCACACCATGGTCATGTTCAACTCTGCTGTGAATCCGTTTGCATACGCTCTGATAAGTCAGCGATTCAGGCAGAAGATAAAGGAAACAATATGCCGCCGCTCAATTTTAGTTAATGATGCGGTAGTCTTGTCGACGAGTAAGCGACACAAGAGCATCGAGATGGTTCCCACCTCCACCTTGCAGACCGACGCAGCGGGGGCAAGTTTTATGGAGTAA